The following coding sequences are from one Danaus plexippus chromosome 13 unlocalized genomic scaffold, MEX_DaPlex mxdp_15, whole genome shotgun sequence window:
- the LOC116770064 gene encoding GTP-binding protein 128up: protein MSTILEKIAAIESEMARTQKNKATALHLGLLKARLAKLRRELITPKGGGGATGEGFDVAKTGDARIGFVGFPSVGKSTLLSNLAGVYSEVAAYEFTTLTTVPGCIKYKGAKIQLLDLPGIIEGAKDGKGRGRQVIAVARTCSLIFIVLDVLKPLQHKKLLEHELEGFGLRLNKQPPNIHFRKKDKGGINLNNTCPQTELDYETVRTILSEYKIHNADITLRYDATSDDLIDVIEGNRIYVPCIYLLNKIDQISIEELDVIYKIPHCVPISAHHKWNFDDLLEKMWEYLKLIRIYTKPKGQLPDYNAPVVLHADRTSVEDFCNKLHRSIVKEFKYALVWGSSVKHQPQKVGIEHILADEDVVQIVKKV, encoded by the exons atgagtaCTATATTGGAAAAAATTGCCGCTATAGAGTCTGAG ATGGCTCGAacgcaaaaaaataaagcaacgGCTTTGCATTTAGGGTTACTTAAAGCTCGCCTAGCTAAGCTAAGACGTGAACTTATTACACCTAAAGGTGGCGGCGGTGCCACTGGTGAAG GTTTCGATGTCGCAAAAACTGGTGATGCTCGTATTGGTTTTGTTGGGTTTCCATCGGTGGGAAAATCCACTCTCCTATCCAACTTGGCTGGAGTTTACTCTGAAGTAGCAGCTTATGAGTTCACAACGTTAACCACCGTCCCCGGctgcattaaatataaaggagCTAAAATCCAg TTGCTTGATTTGCCCGGTATCATCGAAGGTGCTAAGGATGGTAAAGGAAGAGGTCGTCAAGTCATAGCGGTTGCTCGTACGTGTAGTCTTATATTCATAGTACTTGACGTTTTGAAACCCCTTCAGCATAAGAAACTTCTAGAACACGAGTTGGAAGGATTCGGACTGAGATTAAATAAGCAACCTCCAAACATACACTTTCGAAAAAAAGACAAAGGAGGAATTAACTTGAACAACACA TGTCCACAAACAGAGCTAGACTATGAAACAGTTAGAACTATTCTCTCGGAATACAAGATTCATAATGCGGATATAACTCTGAGATATGATGCGACTAGTGATGACCTTATTGATGTCATCGAAGGAAATAGAATATATGTACCATGCATTTATCTGTTGAATAAGATTG atCAAATAAGCATAGAAGAATTAGATGTTATATACAAGATACCACACTGCGTGCCTATATCAGCTCACCATAAATGGAATTTTGATGACTTGTTGGAGAAAATGTGGGAATACTTAAAACTAATTAGGATATACACAAAGCCGAAGGGACAGCTGCCTGATTATAATGCACCTGTTGTTTTACACGCTGATCGAACTAGCGTCGAAGACTTCTGTAACAAACTGCATAGATCTATAGTTAAGGAGTTCAAAta TGCCTTAGTATGGGGTTCATCTGTCAAACATCAGCCGCAGAAAGTTGGCATCGAACATATCCTGGCTGACGAAGATGTTGTGCAGATCGTGAAAAAAGTCTAA